A genomic stretch from Empedobacter stercoris includes:
- a CDS encoding pentapeptide repeat-containing protein: MHTNYHFEETFFQHNFTESRNVIGDYENCKFISCDLNTLDLSNVKFINCEFIECNLSNSKLINTSFQQVEFKNCKMIGFNLEVCNQFGLNVFFERCILNDSTFYQLPLQKSKFIECSLQNVDFSYTDLSHSYFNNCDCLNAIFDQTNLKQANLKTSYNFRINPNENQLKGAVFSKENIIGLVQHLGLKIE, encoded by the coding sequence ATGCATACAAATTATCATTTTGAAGAAACATTTTTTCAACATAATTTCACTGAATCTCGAAACGTTATTGGCGATTATGAAAATTGTAAATTTATTAGTTGTGATTTGAATACTTTGGATTTGAGCAATGTAAAATTTATCAATTGTGAATTTATTGAGTGTAATCTAAGTAATTCGAAACTTATCAATACAAGTTTTCAGCAAGTTGAATTTAAAAATTGTAAAATGATTGGATTTAATTTAGAAGTATGTAATCAGTTTGGGCTTAATGTTTTTTTTGAGCGTTGCATTTTAAATGATTCTACTTTTTATCAATTACCCCTTCAAAAATCAAAATTTATCGAATGTTCATTGCAAAATGTTGACTTTTCATATACAGATTTAAGTCACTCTTACTTCAATAATTGTGATTGTTTAAATGCAATTTTTGATCAAACCAATTTGAAGCAAGCAAATCTAAAAACATCTTATAATTTTAGAATTAATCCAAATGAAAATCAATTGAAAGGTGCCGTCTTTTCGAAAGAAAATATCATTGGTTTAGTACAACATTTAGGTTTGAAAATAGAATAA